A genomic window from Pecten maximus chromosome 2, xPecMax1.1, whole genome shotgun sequence includes:
- the LOC117341517 gene encoding uncharacterized protein LOC117341517 — MPTATECICCAEILQIQHIRGEIPDLKCITQHPGFAPVCLNVFVLRTAYHAFRQHHNGNIPESPARYRYTAYRQLVRWCWGFLGRNVRVPLPACAVHVIRHTFPCSEGEIVTGFNYGDE, encoded by the exons ATGCCAACAGCTACAGAATGCATCTGCTGTGCTGAAATATTGCAGATTCAACACATCAGAGGCGAAATCCCAGATTTGAAATGTATCACACAACATCCTGGATTTGCTCCAGTCTGCCTGAATGTCTTTGTGCTACGAACAGCATACCATGCATTTAGACAACACCACAATGGCAACATACCAGAAAGTCCAGC GCGATATAGGTACACCGCATACAGACAGCTTGTTCGATGGTGTTGGGGTTTTCTTGGGAGGAATGTTCGAGTCCCACTTCCTGCCTGTGCAGTGCACGTCATAAGACATACTTTTCCATGTTCTGAAGGAGAAATAGTGACTGGCTTCAACTATGGTGATGAGTGA
- the LOC117341527 gene encoding uncharacterized protein LOC117341527, whose product MAFLKNFIEIDTIVTDRHIQIRKWVRENMTDTKHCVDVWHVAKGLKKKVLALSKEKDCGELSSWIKSITNHLYWVAASTPDADADLMMQKWRSLENHIQNIHEGHGQLFPKCLHPDLAGQERRKRWLKPGTKSLEKLLPILGNRQMKIDIPMLSTNQQTSELEGYHSVINHFAPKMHGFSYYGMVCRLLLAALHFNENGGRDSAVTKDGATRINTQERRIHCP is encoded by the exons ATGGCTTTCCTAAAAAATTTCATAGAAATCGACACCATTGTCACTGACCGCCACATCCAAATACGTAAATGGGTGAGGGAAAATATGACTGACACCAAgcactgtgttgatgtgtggcATGTTGCTAAAG GACTAAAGAAGAAAGTATTGGCTCTTTCAAAGGAGAAGGACTGTGGGGAGCTCAGCAGTTGGATCAAGAGCATCACCAATCATCTGTACTGGGTTGCTGCATCTACACCTGATGCAGATGCAGATCTGATGATGCAGAAGTGGCGTTCATTAGAGAACCACATCCAAAATATCCACGAGGGTCATGGTCAGCTATTTCCAAAATGTCTGCATCCAGATCTCGCAGGACAGGAAAGAAGGAAGAGGTGGCTGAAGCCAG GAACTAAAAGTTTGGAGAAGTTGCTGCCAATCCTGGGGAACCGTCAGATGAAAATTGACATCCCCATGCTTTCCACCAACCAGCAAACATCAGAGTTAGAAGGTTACCATTCTGTAATCAACCATTTCGCACCAAAAATGCACGGATTCTCCTATTACGGAATGGTGTGCAG ACTTCTACTTGCTGCActtcattttaatgaaaatggaGGGAGGGACTCTGCTGTCACCAAAGATGGTGCTACACGCATTAATACACAAGAAAGGAGGATACACTGTCCGTGA